CCAATGCAAAACGTCGGAAATCTGCGAAACGATTCATCTTACCTTCTGGGACACCCATTATCGTGCGTAACTCTGACACAGTGAAGGTTTTGCTGGTGACGTAGTTCAGGTTCACCAGCGAGGCGACGTACTGGAACAGCAGGATCGAATACTTCGAGGACAGGGCGAAGACCGTCTGGCGATCCATGATGGCCCAATGGCACGAGTTCTCTGCCATTTCCCGAAATGCGCCGCCGAACCACCATGCGACCAATAGATTATCGCTGTCTTCATCGCGGTAATCCAGCTTTGCCCGATCCAGAAACCCACCAATAATCTCGCACTGAGCGTCGGTGTCGTCGAAGACCATCACAGCGCCCGCCAGCTCGATGAACAGTTTGCGCAGCGTGGCCCGCGAATGGTTTCGCATCCCGGTGATGGACTTAATGCTGGCCAGCCGGAGCTCGTGGCGCACGTCTTCAGCCATGCGCCCGCCCGCCGTCGCAATGAGCAGGTGCATCAGCTTGAGAGCTTCAGCGCTTGGCGGGTTCTCAATGTAAACGCCCCGCGCCACCTCAGCAGGTAGCACCGTTTTTAGCATCATCATGGGCGCGGTCAGCAGCAACTTGGAGTGTCTTTATCATATGTGAGTTTTTACATAGTATAAAACTCACATGTCAACTCGTACCAGCGTCCCCCATTTCTCACATAAGCGTCCCCATTTCTCATAAGCGTCCCCATTTCTCACATAAGCGTCCCCATTTCTCACATATAAGACCACAAGTTATTGTATTTAAATATAAGTTTCGCCCTGAACTTATAGAACTTATGAACAAGAAGGCGCTGCGCGCTTTTTTGTAAAAATATGGATGGTTTTGGTGCGGATGGGACCGTTGCGCCTTCAA
The Loktanella sp. M215 DNA segment above includes these coding regions:
- a CDS encoding replication initiation protein yields the protein MLLTAPMMMLKTVLPAEVARGVYIENPPSAEALKLMHLLIATAGGRMAEDVRHELRLASIKSITGMRNHSRATLRKLFIELAGAVMVFDDTDAQCEIIGGFLDRAKLDYRDEDSDNLLVAWWFGGAFREMAENSCHWAIMDRQTVFALSSKYSILLFQYVASLVNLNYVTSKTFTVSELRTIMGVPEGKMNRFADFRRFALEAAIDEINQTSRMTLTATPRKVGRTVTGITIARAEKEPERKRDTKRELDRPKTGRKARRDGTAETPSLTFPEHGTVRDTQPWDRIARDTAPRLEGGHVPDLRKLADAFRKWCGEKSIPLDATSIEKTFTTWCKSYSAR